From one Pieris brassicae chromosome 5, ilPieBrab1.1, whole genome shotgun sequence genomic stretch:
- the LOC123709439 gene encoding odorant receptor coreceptor gives MINKVKTQGLVSDLMPNIKLMQMAGHFLFNYHSDNDGMSTLLRKVYASVHAILIVTQYLCMVANMAQYSDEVNELTANTITILFFAHTIIKLLFFAITSKNFYRTLAVWNQSNSHPLFTESDARYHQLALTKMRRLLYFICGMTMFSVVCWVTITFFGDSVRLILDKDTNETLTEPAPRLPVKAWYPFNAMSGTMYIVAFIFQVYWLLFSMIIANLLDVMFCSWLIFACEQLQHLKAIMKPLMELSASLDTYRPNTADLFRVSSSDKSEKEPLDLDIRGIYSTQTDFGMTLRGAGGRLQTFGQPLNNPNGLTQKQEMLARSAIKYWVERHKHVVRLVTSIGDTYGTALLFHMLVSTITLTLLAYQATKINGLNVYAFTTVGYLSYTLGQVFHFCIFGNRLIEESSSVMEAAYSCQWYDGSEEAKTFVQIVCQQCQKAMSISGAKFFTVSLDLFASVLGAVVTYFMVLVQLK, from the exons atGATAAACAAAGTCAAGACACAAGGTCTGGTGTCAGACTTGATGCCAAACATCAAGCTTATGCAAATGGCCGGACATTTCTTGTTTAATTATCATTCCG aCAATGATGGCATGTCAACTCTACTTAGGAAGGTGTATGCCAGCGTTCATGCTATCTTGATTGTCACCCAGTATTTGTGCATGGTGGCTAACATGGCCCAATACTCCGATGAAGTAAACGAACTCACGGCAAATACAATCACAATTCTTTTTTTCGCGCACACCATTATCAAGCTGTTGTTTTTTGCTATCACTTCTAAGAACTTTTATAG GACCCTCGCAGTATGGAATCAGTCGAACAGCCACCCTCTCTTTACTGAGTCTGATGCCCGGTACCACCAACTAGCCTTAACGAAGATGAGGagattgttatattttatctgtggGATGACAATGTTTTCTGTCGTTT GCTGGGTAACAATCACATTCTTTGGAGATTCAGTACGTCTGATTCTCGATAAGGATACAAATGAAACGTTGACGGAACCAGCTCCTCGTTTACCAGTGAAGGCCTGGTACCCATTTAACGCCATGAGTGGTACCATGTATATTGTTGCATTTATCTTTCAG GTATATTGGTTGTTATTTTCAATGATCATAGCCAACTTGTTGGACGTTATGTTCTGTTCATGGTTGATATTTGCATGTGAACAGCTGCAACACCTCAAAGCTATTATGAAACCTTTAATGGAGTTAAGTGCCTCTTTGGACACGTACAGGCCGAACACTGCTGATCTTTTTAGAGTGTCTTCATCAG ATAAAAGTGAAAAAGAACCACTTGACCTTGACATCCGCGGTATATACTCGACACAAACCGACTTTGGTATGACCCTTCGTGGCGCTGGAGGTAGACTTCAGACATTTGGACAGCCTCTTAATAATCCTAATGGTCTAACACAGAAACAGGAAATGTTAGCTCGGTCGGCTATTAAATACTGGGTGGAAAGACACAAGCATGTGGTCAG GTTGGTTACTTCAATTGGAGACACATATGGTACAGCTCTATTATTCCACATGCTTGTGTCAACTATCACCCTCACTCTTCTGGCTTATCAAGCTACAAAG ataaacgGCTTAAACGTGTATGCGTTCACCACTGTTGGATATTTGAGTTATACACTTGGACAAGTTTTTCATTTCTGCATTTTTGGCAACCGACTTATTGAAGAG AGTTCCTCAGTAATGGAAGCGGCCTACTCTTGCCAATGGTACGATGGATCAGAGGAGGCGAAGACCTTCGTCCAGATAGTGTGCCAGCAGTGTCAGAAAGCCATGAGCATTTCTGGAGCTAAGTTCTTCACAGTGTCACTTGATTTGTTTGCttct gtaCTAGGTGCAGTTGTCACCTACTTCATGGTGTTAGTAcaacttaaataa
- the LOC123710018 gene encoding aquaporin-like, giving the protein MSVNAHLVGQSENAAVIPIKSAIWKTLNWRAVLAEVIATMLLISLGCMTCIPIDGFANYPMYGPLGFGLIVTFNIQAFGHISGAHMNPVITWAAVIWGQISWILGIIYIIAQCIGSIIGYGILVALSPEGFISSGVCTTTPLLRYSIYQAVGIEVVLTAALVFITCALWDPVNKDLQESSSIKCGLTVAGLSLAGGPLTGAGMNPARSLGPALWTFTWRSHWIYWVGPFLGATVAAFSYKCIWLKVDKVKPDILTWPDGGEGLAKML; this is encoded by the coding sequence ATGTCAGTGAACGCTCATTTGGTGGGACAGAGTGAAAACGCAGCGGTTATACCAATTAAATCCGCAATATGGAAGACCTTAAACTGGAGAGCGGTTCTTGCAGAAGTTATCGCCACTATGCTCCTTATCTCCTTGGGGTGCATGACCTGCATACCGATTGATGGATTCGCAAACTACCCAATGTATGGACCTTTGGGATTTGGCCTAATAGTGACCTTTAACATTCAAGCGTTTGGTCACATCTCAGGAGCCCACATGAACCCAGTTATCACTTGGGCTGCGGTTATTTGGGGACAAATTTCATGGATCCTTGGAATCATCTACATTATAGCTCAGTGCATTGGGTCTATAATAGGGTATGGGATTTTGGTGGCATTATCACCGGAGGGATTTATATCTAGCGGTGTTTGTACAACGACACCTTTGTTGAGGTATTCGATATATCAAGCAGTAGGTATAGAGGTGGTATTGACAGCTGCcttagtttttattacatgCGCGCTGTGGGATCCAGTGAATAAGGATCTGCAAGAGAGTAGTTCGATTAAGTGCGGTCTGACTGTAGCTGGGTTATCTTTAGCTGGTGGGCCATTAACCGGTGCTGGAATGAATCCTGCAAGGTCACTAGGACCAGCCTTGTGGACTTTTACGTGGCGGTCGCATTGGATTTATTGGGTTGGGCCCTTTTTAGGTGCGACAGTTGCTGccttttcatataaatgtatttggcTGAAAGTTGATAAAGTCAAGCCTGATATACTGACATGGCCTGATGGTGGAGAGGGATTGGCAAAAATGCTTTAA
- the LOC123710017 gene encoding juvenile hormone esterase-like: protein MLLCWSLVLFVSFISANEEPSLLVNIQQGPVKGYKLPNFDIYAFYGIPYATAPTGVNRFRGPLPPPTWDEPFEATENNIICPQNNNLFQTFDGMQVLENCLVATIYVPNTNKTNLPVIAYVHGGAYQIGHANRLTPKHVVDQNDVIVASFNYRLGAHGFLCLGTKNIPGNAGMKDQVAFLRWLQKNIASFGGNSNDVTIYGNSAGSRSVDLLMISKASSGLFKRMIGDSGGSLSAQTVQVNPLQNAKSFAQMLKFDDVDDINALENFYLNASYEVLTSIDTIALKDYLFTPCVERDVGDEVVLDKSPFEILKSGEYAQVPMLYSFTEMEGTYRLQTFQEWKEEMNTNFSSFLPIDLQFPSDNEREEITKKVVEYYLGKVKIIEENILLFVNYFTDTMYVHPMLRAIQLHLEAGHKNIYSYEYSFTSAESPKIDYSDILAASHSSQTTMFFDSENEHERSDEYKEMKRIIREMYTNFAKFGEPCPHGIFLPHWPPITTENMQILSLNQTLEMKPLQHRATFWDDIYAKYYRNPSFPTVSV, encoded by the exons ATGCTGTTATGCTGGAGTTTGGTGTTATTTGTTTCTTTCATCTCGGCAAATGAAGAACCATCTCTTTTAGTCAACATTCAGCAAGGTCCTGTCAAAGGATACAAATTGccaaattttgatatatatgcCTTCTATGGTATTCCGTATGCCACTGCACCCACTGGAGTAAATAGATTCAGG GGTCCCCTACCACCACCTACTTGGGATGAGCCCTTTGAAGCTACAGAAAACAACATTATATGTCCTCAAAACAATAATCTTTTTCAGACATTTGATGGGATGCAAGTCCTAGAAAATTGTCTCGTTGCAACAATATATGTTcctaatacaaataaaacgaaTTTACCAGTTATTGCATATGTTCATGGTGGTGCATATCAAATCGGTCATGCAAATCGGCTGACTCCAAAGCACGTAGTTGACCAAAATGATGTTATTGTGGCTTCATTCAACTACCGATTAGGAGCACATGGATTTTTGTGTCTGGGTACAAAGAATATACCCGGAAATGCTGGAATGAAAGATCAAGTAGCATTTTTACGAtggttacaaaaaaatatagcctCATTTGGTGGCAATTCTAACGATGTCACAATTTACGGTAATAGTGCTGGATCAAGGTCTGTTGATCTTTTAATGATTTCAAAAGCATCTTCAGGTCTTTTTAAAAGAATGATTGGAGATAGCGGTGGAAGCCTCAGTGCTCAAACTGTGCAGGTCAATCCTCTACAAAATGCAAAGTCATTTGCACAAATGTTGAAATTCGATGACGTTGACGATATTAATGCTTTAGAAAACTTTTACCTAAATGCTTCTTATGAAGTTTTGACTTCAATAGACACAATAGCcttaaaagattatttatttacaccgTGTGTCGAGCGTGATGTTGGTGATGAAGTTGTGCTTGATAAAAGTCCATttgaaattcttaaaagcGGCGAATATGCACAGGTACCCATGTTATATAGCTTTACAGAAATGGAGGGTACATATCGGCTACAAACATTTCAAGAATGGAAAGAAGAAATGAACACAAACTTTTCCTCATTTTTGCCTATTGATCTTCAATTTCCCTCGGACAATGAGAGAGAAGAAATAACAAAGAAAGTTGTTGAATATTATCTTGGTAAAGTCAAAATaattgaagaaaatattttattattcgtaAATTACTTCACGGATACAATGTACGTTCATCCAATGCTCAGAGCTATACAGTTACATTTGGAAGCgggacataaaaatatttactcgtATGAATACTCATTTACTTCTGCAGAATCACCTAAAATTGATTATTCAGATATTCTGGCTGCCAGTCATAGTAGTCAAACAACTATGTTCTTTGATTCAGAGAACGAACATGAACGGTCTGACGAATATAAGGAAATGAAAAGAATTATAAGGGAAATGTATACCAATTTCGCAAAATTTGG agAACCGTGTCCACATGGAATCTTTTTACCACACTGGCCTCCCATTACCACAGAAAACATGCAGATATTGTCGTTGAACCAAACATTAGAAATGAAACCGCTGCAGCACCGAGCGACATTTTGGGATGATATTTATgctaaatattatagaaatccTAGTTTTCCGACAGTTTCGGTTTAA
- the LOC123709537 gene encoding uncharacterized protein LOC123709537: MEDKIVVLLLILSGFSVVYTQSSNYRDVKINQGVVRGYKQSGENIFTFQSIPYASVPTGRDFYKAPLPAPTWNGTFEATDKKIACHQAGVGLIPNDTKIEEQCLIANIYTPDSLTEKLPVVVMVHGGAFLIGYGNDLQPKNLVKSGKVIAVTFNYRLGPHGFLCLGTDIAPGNAGIKDQVALLRWVRDNIEHFGGNPNDVTISGCSAGSSSVDLLLISKMAKGLFHKVIAGSGANTNAFSVQTEPIYNAKQFAQLLGFNNTNDIKALENFYLDTPYETLLSYSNHLHTRRDSVVLFSPCIEKDIGQEVFLEDSPVKILESKDYVIVPMLYGFCDMEGLFRLNFFDNWKTLMNENFLEFLPPDLGNSLTERETLAKDIKKFYFGDEQVSESNILRYIDFFTDVMFGYAMLRSAKLQVEAGNNQLYLYEYSFADESVDLIPNTNIRGATHCAQEAAVLDLPNENELSPEYQYMKKVMRDLWLNFVTTGVPVPHGSNYTAWLPMSLQRSYMSLNSTLEYRDAWRPERAKFWDDLVKEFYKFPSPANPTNFGFRFQSTIYILNAAVILVLLTSYVTHNLINYLSNEYYLKLHSIVKYAIIMIENMVERIIIIVFVFNISIVVSEITIYRDVTISQGVVRGYRQPEENIFTFENIPYATVPTGYEFYSAPLPPPTWNGTFEAMDKKIICQQPRRENTKDANIQVQCLIVNIFVPHGDIKNLPVVVFVHGGAFLYGFGNSRTPKNLVKSGKVIAVTFNYRLGPHGFLCLGTKAAPGNAGIKDQIALLRWIQDNIEKFGGNPRDVTISGCSAGSVSVDVLAVSKMAEGLFHKVIAGSGSNINAFSVQTDPLENARLFAQELGFHNINDLEALEFFYLETPYEVLVNGSVLLYSRTDSVVLFSPCVEKDVGQEMSLDESPVKILLSKNYTKLPMLYGFCNMEGLFRINHFKEWKTQMNENFLNFLPPDLGTSIKKRKILANDIKEFYFGNEPVSDINVLKYIDFFTDVMFGYGMLRSARLQLDAGNNQLYLYEYSFIHENDPFILNTTIKGATHCAQNTAVLDDPNEKTLSNEFKKMKVVIRELWLNFITTGAPVPQGSSYPAWPPMSLERAFMSLNSTLEYRDALNPESVHFWDNIIKYHYIYPKPPDHSSIS, from the exons ATGGAAGACAAAATAGttgtattattacttattttaagtGGGTTTTCTGTAGTGTATACACAAAGTTCTAACTATCGcgatgtaaaaataaatcaaggtGTTGTACGAGGTTATAAACAGTCtggtgaaaatatttttacctttCAAAGTATACCTTATGCTTCTGTACCAACTGGGCGTGACTTTTACAAG GCGCCATTACCAGCACCTACGTGGAACGGAACGTTTGAAGCTACAGATAAGAAAATAGCGTGTCATCAAGCTGGGGTAGGACTAATTCCTAACGATACTAAAATTGAAGAACAATGTCTTATTGCTAATATATATACTCCTGACAGTTTAACAGAAAAATTACCGGTAGTCGTTATGGTTCATGGAGGAGCCTTTTTAATAGGTTATGGAAATGATTTACAACCAAAAAACCTAGTTAAAAGTGGTAAAGTCATAGctgtaacatttaattatcgGCTTGGGCCACATGGATTTCTATGCTTAGGCACTGATATAGCTCCCGGAAATGCTGGAATAAAAGATCAAGTAGCACTCCTACGATGGGTACGAGATAATATTGAACATTTTGGAGGAAACCCTAACGATGTCACAATCTCTGGGTGTAGTGCTGGTTCTTCATCTgttgatttattattgatttcaaAGATGGCAAAAGGTTTATTTCACAAAGTGATAGCTGGAAGTGGTGCTAACACAAATGCCTTTAGCGTTCAAACAGAACCAATATATAATGCTAAACAATTTGCTCAACTATTAGGATTCAATAACACTAACGACATAAAAGCTttagaaaacttttatttggACACACCGTACGAGACATTGCTAAGTTACTCAAACCACTTGCATACGAGACGAGATTCGGTGGTATTATTTTCACCGTGCATTGAAAAAGATATAGGACAGGAGGTCTTCTTAGAAGATAGCCCAGTGAAAATATTAGAAAGCAAAGATTACGTAATAGTCCCCATGCTTTACGGTTTTTGCGACATGGAAGGATTATTccgattaaatttttttgataattggAAAACTCTAATGAATGAAAATTTTCTCGAGTTTTTACCGCCTGACTTGGGTAATAGTTTAACAGAAAGAGAAACACTCGCcaaagacattaaaaaattctattttgGTGACGAACAAGTCTCAGAAAGTAACATTTTGAGGTACATAGACTTCTTCACAGACGTTATGTTCGGTTACGCGATGCTAAGATCTGCAAAGCTTCAAGTGGAGGCTGGAAATAATCAATTGTATCTTTACGAGTATTCTTTTGCTGATGAGAGCGTGGATTTAATTCCAAACACTAACATAAGAGGTGCAACACATTGTGCTCAAGAAGCTGCTGTTTTGGATTTGCCCAATGAAAATGAATTATCACCTGAGTatcaatatatgaaaaaagttaTGCGGGATTTATGGTTGAACTTTGTAACAACTGG agTTCCAGTTCCGCATGGATCTAATTACACAGCGTGGCTACCTATGTCGCTTCAGAGGTCTTACATGTCCTTGAATAGTACTTTAGAGTACAGAGATGCTTGGAGGCCAGAAAGAGCTAAGTTTTGGGATGATTTGGTTAAAGAATTTTACAAGTTTCCATCACCAGCTAACCCCACAAATTTTGGGTTTAGATTTCAaagtactatttatattttaaatgcagCTGTAATATTGGTATTATTAACatctta tGTCAcg CACAATCTTATCAATTACCTCTCCaacgaatattatttaaaacttcacTCAATTGTTAAATATGCCATTATAATGATTGAAAATATGGtagaaagaataataattatagtatttgtttttaacatttctaTAGTAGTCTctgaaattacaatttatcgAGATGTAACAATAAGTCAAGGTGTGGTCCGAGGTTATAGACAGCcagaagaaaatatttttacttttgaaaatattcCATACGCTACTGTTCCAACAGGATATGAATTTTATTCG GCACCGTTACCACCACCAACGTGGAATGGAACTTTTGAAGCAATggataagaaaataatttgccAACAACCTCGTCGAGAAAATACTAAAGATGCTAATATACAAGTACAATGTCTCATAGTGAATATATTTGTACCCCATGGGGATATCAAAAACTTACCCGTAGTCGTTTTTGTACACGGAGGAGCTTTTTTATACGGGTTTGGTAATTCACGAACTCCGAAGAATTTAGTCAAAAGTGGTAAAGTTATAGCAGTGACGTTTAATTATCGACTTGGGCCCCACGGATTTTTATGCCTTGGTACAAAAGCAGCTCCAGGAAACGCTGGAATAAAAGATCAAATAGCACTACTACGATGGATACAAGACAACATTGAAAAATTTGGAGGAAATCCAAGGGATGTAACGATTTCTGGATGTAGTGCTGGTTCAGTCTCAGTAGACGTTTTAGCCGTTTCTAAGATGGCAGAAGGACTATTTCATAAGGTGATAGCAGGAAGTGGTTCTAATATTAATGCTTTTAGTGTGCAAACAGATCCATTAGAGAATGCTCGACTATTTGCTCAAGAACTCGGTTTCCATAACATTAACGATTTAGAAGCtttggaatttttttatttagagacACCCTATGAAGTTTTGGTAAATGGTTCAGTCCTATTATATTCAAGAACTGATTCAGTGGTATTATTTTCACCTTGCGTCGAAAAAGATGTTGGACAGGAAATGAGCTTAGATGAAAGTCCTGTGAAAATACTGTTgagtaaaaattatacaaaactaCCTATGCTCTACGGATTTTGTAATATGGAAGGACTTTTTcgaataaatcattttaaagaaTGGAAAACACAGATGAATGAAAATTTCCTTAATTTTCTACCGCCCGACTTGGGtacaagtataaaaaaaaggaaaatactAGCAAATGATATCAAAGAGTTCTATTTTGGTAACGAGCCTGTATCTgatattaatgttttgaaataCATAGATTTCTTTACAGACGTTATGTTTGGGTACGGAATGCTTCGATCTGCAAGACTTCAATTAGATGCAggaaataatcaattatatctTTACGAGTACTCATTTATACACGAGAATGACCCATTTATTCTTAATACCACGATAAAAGGTGCTACACATTGTGCTCAGAACACTGCTGTTTTAGACGACCCTAATGAAAAAACGTTATCGAATGAATTTAAGAAAATGAAGGTGGTTATAAGAGAGCTgtggttaaattttattacaactgG agCTCCAGTTCCACAAGGATCGAGTTACCCTGCCTGGCCACCAATGTCTCTTGAGAGGGCTTTTATGTCGTTGAATAGTACTTTAGAGTATCGAGATGCTCTTAATCCAGAGAGTGTACATTTCTgggataatattattaagtatcaTTACATATATCCCAAACCACCTGATCACTCAAGTATatcttaa
- the LOC123710447 gene encoding ras-like protein family member 10B isoform X3 has translation MNRLDKIKDDKQNKSNCNNQNKILELDLDYLERGGGGTLAVGGSPSVEPSPDSLDLVKVVLLGAPAVGKTSIIQQFVWSDFSEDYVPTDRKHTFYPSVIINEHLYEVKITDVPVIPYFPINSYYEWAHYRFYGLRNATAYILVFDLSNVETFQYIRTLRDQMVESRDMRNVPVLVVGNKQDLLCSAAPTAASGLQQLAMAESACGDSREKRRNIVNLVRKHWKCGYVECSAKYNWRVIAVFKELMEMIDALECTGGVRSAEPPPESSTGQANENRCAVA, from the exons AGCTGGATTTGGATTACCTTGAACGTGGAGGCGGTGGAACTTTAGCGGTAGGGGGTAGCCCCAGCGTGGAGCCGAGCCCTGACAGCCTGGACCTGGTCAAAGTGGTTCTTCTTGGGGCACCTGCTGTGGGAAAGACTAGCATCATTCAG CAATTCGTGTGGAGCGATTTTTCCGAAGACTATGTGCCTACTGACCGGAAACATACTTTCTATCcatctgtaataataaatgaacatCTATATGAGGTGAAAATAACAGACGTGCCAGTGATCCCCTATTTTCCCATTAATTCATATTACGAATGGGCCCACTACCGATTTTACGGACTTCGAAATGCCACTGCCTATATTCTTGTCTTCGATCTTTCCAATGTCGAAACCTTTCAATACATTAGAACGTTGAGAGATCAAATGGTTGAGAGCAGAGACATGAGGAACGTTCCCGTTCTCGTGGTTGGAAATAAGCAGGATTTATTATGCAGCGCCGCCCCTACGGCTGCCAGTGGCTTGCAGCAGTTGGCAATGGCGGAGAGTGCGTGCGGTGATTCTCGTGAAAAGCGAAGAAACATAGTTAATCTTGTGCGTAAGCATTGGAAGTGTGGCTATGTTGAGTGTTCGGCAAAGTACAATTGGCGAGTCATTGCTGTGTTTAAGGAGTTAATGGAGATGATTGATGCGCTAGAGTGTACTGGTGGGGTCAGGAGTGCTGAACCTCCCCCTGAGTCATCAACAGGGCAAGCGAATGAGAATCGGTGTGCGGTTGCTTAG
- the LOC123710447 gene encoding ras-like protein family member 10B isoform X2: MRYSKRRSSQTTRTSRHSDKKTYTIQLDLDYLERGGGGTLAVGGSPSVEPSPDSLDLVKVVLLGAPAVGKTSIIQQFVWSDFSEDYVPTDRKHTFYPSVIINEHLYEVKITDVPVIPYFPINSYYEWAHYRFYGLRNATAYILVFDLSNVETFQYIRTLRDQMVESRDMRNVPVLVVGNKQDLLCSAAPTAASGLQQLAMAESACGDSREKRRNIVNLVRKHWKCGYVECSAKYNWRVIAVFKELMEMIDALECTGGVRSAEPPPESSTGQANENRCAVA; the protein is encoded by the exons AGCTGGATTTGGATTACCTTGAACGTGGAGGCGGTGGAACTTTAGCGGTAGGGGGTAGCCCCAGCGTGGAGCCGAGCCCTGACAGCCTGGACCTGGTCAAAGTGGTTCTTCTTGGGGCACCTGCTGTGGGAAAGACTAGCATCATTCAG CAATTCGTGTGGAGCGATTTTTCCGAAGACTATGTGCCTACTGACCGGAAACATACTTTCTATCcatctgtaataataaatgaacatCTATATGAGGTGAAAATAACAGACGTGCCAGTGATCCCCTATTTTCCCATTAATTCATATTACGAATGGGCCCACTACCGATTTTACGGACTTCGAAATGCCACTGCCTATATTCTTGTCTTCGATCTTTCCAATGTCGAAACCTTTCAATACATTAGAACGTTGAGAGATCAAATGGTTGAGAGCAGAGACATGAGGAACGTTCCCGTTCTCGTGGTTGGAAATAAGCAGGATTTATTATGCAGCGCCGCCCCTACGGCTGCCAGTGGCTTGCAGCAGTTGGCAATGGCGGAGAGTGCGTGCGGTGATTCTCGTGAAAAGCGAAGAAACATAGTTAATCTTGTGCGTAAGCATTGGAAGTGTGGCTATGTTGAGTGTTCGGCAAAGTACAATTGGCGAGTCATTGCTGTGTTTAAGGAGTTAATGGAGATGATTGATGCGCTAGAGTGTACTGGTGGGGTCAGGAGTGCTGAACCTCCCCCTGAGTCATCAACAGGGCAAGCGAATGAGAATCGGTGTGCGGTTGCTTAG